One genomic segment of Actinomycetota bacterium includes these proteins:
- a CDS encoding amidohydrolase family protein, translating into MLLTAKWVLPITSEPIDEGAVLISKDMIKAVGSEEELMKVHPKESLINFGRAIIMPGFVNTHAHLEYSAFKGILKNLSFFPWIVQLVKKGRKLSLSDWEVSALLGALECIKSGVTCVADIISFGPGFEVLLQSGLRGLAFHEVIEIDDTKADQKILESEKIIQDWK; encoded by the coding sequence ATGTTACTTACCGCTAAATGGGTTCTGCCGATCACCAGTGAACCCATCGATGAGGGAGCGGTCTTGATCTCAAAAGATATGATCAAGGCCGTGGGCTCCGAGGAAGAACTGATGAAGGTTCACCCAAAAGAATCCCTAATCAATTTCGGACGAGCCATCATTATGCCGGGGTTCGTCAACACTCACGCTCATCTTGAATACAGCGCCTTCAAGGGAATTCTTAAGAATTTATCCTTCTTCCCCTGGATCGTACAGCTGGTTAAAAAGGGCAGAAAGCTCTCTTTGAGTGACTGGGAGGTCTCAGCACTACTTGGAGCTTTAGAGTGCATTAAATCTGGAGTCACCTGCGTAGCCGATATTATCAGCTTCGGACCAGGATTTGAAGTCCTACTCCAATCGGGACTTCGGGGTCTTGCCTTTCACGAAGTCATAGAAATTGACGATACAAAAGCTGATCAGAAAATCTTGGAGTCAGAAAAAATCATCCAAGACTGGAAAGA